Proteins encoded by one window of Lathyrus oleraceus cultivar Zhongwan6 chromosome 1, CAAS_Psat_ZW6_1.0, whole genome shotgun sequence:
- the LOC127116258 gene encoding DNA mismatch repair protein MSH7: protein MNRQKSILSFFQKSPPENCSSGGSLASTQSVQQAEHPVKAVFNPPPSTDDVRGTDTPPEKVPRQVLPANFTPNANNNGSSLFESIMHKFIKADDGSKVSKRSQSSNSDSFPKLSPSSTIFTDTNCKGLYKEAASFEPVVEAKDNTVNFKEKVNHENMFPVEIDTDITGPETPGMQPLASHAKRSREDVSKLSSLRDSGKRVRFLDDSMALDMTKKELAVVSKFEWLDPSRIRDANGRRPNDPLYDRTTLYIPPEVMKKMTASQKQYWSVKCKYMDVVLFFKVGKFYELYEMDAEIGHNELDWNMTFRGVGRCRQVGICESGIDDAVKNLVACGYKVGRVEQLETSEEAKARGANSVILRKLHQVVTPSTNVDGNIGPDANHLLAIKEESNGSDNGSVTYGFAFVDCARLRLWIGSIDDDASCSALGALLMQVSPKEIIFEGRGVSKEAQKAFRKFSLNGSTTLQLTPMRSITDLGNSEISDLIHSKGYFKFSSNSLDHVLTKVIHREITLSALGGLICHLNRLMLDEILQNGDIYPYHVYKGCLKMDGPTYINLEIFGNSEDGGKSGTLYKYLDNCLTSSGKRLLRNWICCPLKDAEGINNRLDVVDHLITLPEVVSHIAQHLCKLPDLELLLGWTKSSLKVSSPILLPLLAKKILKKRVKVFGSLVKGLRTTLSLLLLLQKEKSLTSSLTKIVKLPVLTGSDGLDQFLTQFEAAVDSDFPNYQNHDVTDTDAETLTILAELFLEKAAQWVEVVHAINYIDVLRSFAVTSSFSCGTMSRPVVVPTSKGTSKDSGVPVLKMQGLWHPFALGESGRVPVPNDIILGENEDRQHPRTLLLTGPNMGGKSTLLRATCLAVIMAQLGCYVPCENCVLSVVDIIFTRLGATDRIMAGESTFFIECTETASVLQNATQDSLVILDELGRGTSTFDGYAIAYAVFRHLIEKVNCRLLFATHYHPLTKEFASHPRVTMQHMACAFKSKSDTFSKLDQELVFLYRLASGACPESYGLQVALMAGIPEKTVNIASKASQQMKISIGKCFKSSEQRSEFSTLHEEWLKTLMSISRIEDCEAFDDDVLDTLVCLRYELQTSFKSGN from the exons ATGAATCGCCAGAAATCAATACTCTCATTCTTCCAGAAGTCTCCGCCGGAAAACTGCAGTTCCGGCGGTAGCCTAGCCTCTACTCAGTCAGTTCAGCAAGCCGAGCATCCTGTCAAGGCAGTCTTCAATCCACCACCGTCGACAGATGATGTCAGAGGAACTGACACGCCGCCGGAGAAGGTACCTCGTCAGGTTTTGCCGGCGAACTTCACGCCAAACGCGAACAATAACGGTTCATCTCTGTTTGAGAGCATCATGCATAAGTTTATCAAGGCCGATGATGGCAGTAAAGTTAGCAAGAG GAGCCAGTCATCAAATTCCGATAGCTTCCCCAAATTGTCTCCATCATCAACTATATTTACTGATACTAACTGCAAAGGACTGTATAAAGAAGCAGCATCTTTTGAACCTGTGGTGGAAGCAAAAGATAATACTGTAAATTTTAAAGAAAAGGTTAACCATGAAAATATGTTCCCGGTTGAAATTGACACTGATATTACTGGACCAGAAACTCCAGGTATGCAGCCTCTTGCTTCTCATGCAAAGCGAAGTCGAGAGGATGTGTCCAAGCTTTCTTCCCTTCGAGATTCTGGCAAACGAGTTAGATTTCTTGATGATTCAATGGCACTGGACATGACTAAGAAGGAGTTAGCAGTGGTTAGCAAGTTTGAATGGCTTGATCCCTCTCGAATAAGGGATGCGAATGGAAGAAGGCCCAATGATCCTTTATATGACAGGACAACACTTTATATACCTCCAGAGGTTATGAAGAAAATGACAGCATCACAGAAACAGTACTGGAGTGTCAAATGCAAATACATGGATGTTGTGCTATTCTTTAAAGTG GGAAAATTTTATGAACTTTATGAAATGGATGCTGAAATTGGCCACAACGAGCTTGATTGGAATATGACATTTAGGGGTGTGGGAAGATGTCGGCAG GTTGGTATATGTGAAAGTGGGATTGATGATGCTGTTAAAAACCTGGTTGCTTGTGG ATATAAGGTTGGGCGAGTGGAGCAATTGGAGACATCTGAAGAAGCAAAAGCTAGAGGAGCTAATTCT GTTATTCTAAGAAAATTACATCAGGTAGTCACCCCATCAACCAATGTGGATGGTAATATTGGCCCTGATGCAAATCATCTTCTTGCAATAAAAGAG GAAAGCAATGGCTCTGATAATGGTTCAGTTACATATGGATTTGCTTTTGTTGATTGTGCTCGTCTTAGGTTATGGATTGGTTCTATCGACGATGACGCGTCCTGTTCTGCTTTGGGGGCTTTATTGATGCAA GTGTCACCCAAGGAAATTATATTTGAAGGCAGAG GGGTGTCCAAAGAAGCTCAGAAAGCATTTAGAAAATTCTCTTTAAATG GTTCAACCACACTACAATTAACTCCTATGCGGTCGATCACTGATTTGGGGAACTCAGAAATTAGTGATTTAATTCACTCAAAGGGATACTTTAAGTTTTCGTCTAATTCATTGGATCATGTGCTGACCAAAGTGATTCATCGTGAAATCACTTTGTCTGCTCTTGGTGGACTGATATGTCATCTTAATAGATTGATG CTAGATGAGATTCTACAGAACGGGGACATATATCCATACCATGTTTATAAGGGTTGCCTCAAAATGGATGGTCCAACGTATATAAATCTAGAAATCTTTGGCAATAGCGAGGATGGGGGAAAATCAG GTACACTGTACAAGTATCTTGATAACTGTCTTACTTCATCTGGAAAGAGGCTTCTTAGGAACTGGATTTGCTGTCCACTGAAAGATGCTGAAGGAATTAATAATAGGCTTGATGTGGTAGATCATTTAATAACTTTACCTGAAGTTGTGTCTCATATTGCACAACATCTTTGCAAGCTTCCAGATTTGGAACTATTACTTGGCTGGACCAAGTCTAGCCTTAAAGTATCAAGCCCTATCTTACTTCCTTTATTGGCAAAGAAAATATTGAAAAAGAGG GTGAAAGTGTTTGGGTCTCTTGTAAAAGGCCTTCGGACTACTTTGAGTTTGCTGCTTCTACTACAGAAAGAGAAGTCTCTAACATCATCCTTGACCAAAATTGTTAAACTTCCTGTTCTGACTGGCAGTGACGGGCTCGATCAGTTCCTTACTCAGTTTGAAGCAGCTGTAGATAGTGACTTCCCAAATTACCAA AATCATGATGTTACGGATACAGATGCTGAAACACTCACAATACTTGCTGAATTATTTTTGGAGAAAGCTGCTCAATGGGTTGAAGTTGTTCATGCCATCAATTACATTGATGTGCTAAGATCTTTTGCTGTTACTTCTAGCTTTTCTTGTGGAACTATGTCTAGGCCTGTCGTAGTGCCAACATCAAAAGGTACAAGTAAAGATAGTGGAGTGCCTGTGCTCAAAATGCAGGGACTATGGCATCCATTTGCCCTTGGAGAGAGTGGGCGTGTGCCTGTTCCAAATGACATAATCCTGGGTGAGAACGAAGACAGGCAACATCCTCGCACGTTGCTTCTGACAGGGCCAAACATGGGTGGAAAATCAACACTTTTGCGTGCTACCTGTCTAGCTGTTATTATGGCCCAG TTAGGTTGCTATGTCCCTTGTGAAAATTGTGTTCTCTCAGTTGTGGATATCATCTTCACACGGCTTGGAGCCACAGATAGAATCATGGCAGGCGAGA GTACCTTCTTTATTGAGTGTACAGAAACTGCATCAGTACTTCAGAATGCTACTCAAGATTCTCTTGTTATCCTTGATGAATTGGGTCGGGGAACAAGTACTTTTGATGGATATGCCATTGCATATGCT GTATTCCGACATCTGATTGAAAAGGTTAACTGTCGCTTGCTATTTGCCACACATTACCATCCGCTAACAAAAGAATTTGCCTCTCATCCACGGGTCACAATGCAACACATGGCATGTGCTTTCAAGTCAAAATCTGATACCTTTTCCAAACTTGATCAAGAGCTAGTCTTCCTATATCGGCTTGCCTCTGGAGCATGTCCCGAGAGCTACGGATTGCAGGTTGCCCTCATGGCTGGAATCCCAGAAAAAACTGTAAACATTGCTTCTAAGGCTAGCCAACAGATGAAAATATCAATTGGAAAATGCTTCAAGTCAAGTGAACAGAGATCAGAGTTTTCAACTCTTCATGAAGAATGGTTGAAGACTTTGATGTCTATCTCAAGAATAGAGGATTGTGAAGCTTTTGATGATGATGTTTTAGATACACTAGTCTGTTTGCGGTATGAACTACAAACTTCGTTTAAATCAGGCAACTAG